Proteins co-encoded in one Coprobacter tertius genomic window:
- a CDS encoding helix-turn-helix domain-containing protein: MNENFLIYTDVSCIPAKEYQMYLEEGFSGICTGGTAVLEVFSVRRQINVNDLINILPLQMVSIHSKSEDFSMTFFKVDKNMFFDVMSGIGKITPHFFFCMRKNFLFHLDVKDAERYLGFCKVLGFRSINDDPDFRRETILHLLRIYYWDFYIYFKKEAIDNNSLINSNKEKLAFSFAMYVFEYHMQHRSIAFYADKLCISPLYLTKVVQEVYGQSAHEMITDYVIVEIKKMLRNTNLAIKDILKQSGFSNQSSLSRFFRRYTGMSPSEYRKKIHVII; this comes from the coding sequence ATGAATGAAAATTTTCTAATATATACAGATGTTTCTTGTATTCCGGCAAAGGAATATCAAATGTATCTGGAAGAAGGATTTAGTGGAATTTGTACAGGAGGAACAGCGGTGTTAGAGGTCTTTTCTGTACGGCGTCAGATAAATGTCAATGATCTGATAAACATCTTACCATTACAAATGGTTTCCATTCATAGCAAAAGTGAAGACTTTTCGATGACTTTTTTTAAAGTCGATAAAAATATGTTTTTCGATGTCATGAGTGGAATAGGGAAAATTACACCTCATTTCTTTTTTTGTATGCGTAAAAATTTTCTTTTCCATTTAGATGTGAAAGATGCTGAAAGGTACCTCGGTTTTTGCAAAGTTCTCGGTTTTCGCAGTATCAATGATGATCCCGATTTTCGACGAGAAACGATATTGCATCTATTGAGAATATATTATTGGGATTTCTATATATATTTCAAGAAAGAAGCGATTGATAATAATTCTTTAATTAATTCTAATAAAGAAAAATTGGCATTTTCGTTTGCAATGTATGTTTTCGAATATCACATGCAGCATAGAAGCATTGCCTTTTATGCCGATAAATTATGCATATCTCCTTTATACCTGACAAAAGTCGTTCAAGAAGTTTATGGACAGTCGGCACACGAAATGATAACGGATTATGTGATTGTAGAAATTAAAAAAATGCTGAGGAACACAAATCTGGCAATAAAAGACATATTAAAACAATCCGGTTTTTCCAATCAATCATCATTAAGCCGTTTTTTTCGACGTTATACGGGAATGTCTCCTTCTGAATACCGAAAGAAGATACATGTCATCATTTAA